The following coding sequences are from one Parabacteroides pacaensis window:
- a CDS encoding AraC family transcriptional regulator, whose amino-acid sequence MKRLYPIWGVTLLVAFISLHATFVFAGNGGNRDGMEMPVDAGSMGNGTHDKDTIHTWEYIENISITEPQRALQVIDEAEELGLIPQYHLDHLRSIVYQNGLNMYRYALTYSLKVYRSDSIRRHPDEALQVLELITDQYNNTGNYTESIRYAIEGIELARQTGDKASEANLLLYIAINKRHMGLKKEAEPYFKQSVELLEEVAHGSSNWEVVDDLIYLYGTIGTFALDDKEYQKAIDLLPRYHKLMEQFKSCTDLPDGIYDMRLASIYALYTSVFAADGQMDKAEEYYRKFDATEYAHTDDGNQMRFDYLLAAGRYREVLQFIHADKENYRAQGDTVNHYYVGRTLTSEAEAYMGLDDYKAAARTYKQMYDLADSLHVREKQNGVLEFAAIYETKEKEAQLVEQTARLHESRMIALFTGCLVVLFGVLLWRTVRHVHIIRQKNVVMARTIREQLAYKDELFLREEEVRTLQEELRQKTEELSRSEERPEEVPTEAATEASVAAEEEIMTAGNPPAEEYTEAMMRGMFDRAKYEIISRKLYLCPDFSREKLMEVTHIPWNKFAGLFKKYTGMSFSRYINKLRLEYATRLMEEHPEYSIEAIAEECGISSSTTFYRLFFEEYKMTPKNFRDSLKHSDN is encoded by the coding sequence ATGAAGAGATTGTACCCTATTTGGGGGGTTACCCTTTTGGTTGCCTTTATCAGCCTGCATGCGACCTTTGTCTTTGCCGGGAATGGCGGGAACAGGGATGGCATGGAAATGCCGGTTGATGCAGGGAGTATGGGGAATGGCACACACGATAAAGACACCATCCATACCTGGGAATACATCGAGAATATTTCTATTACCGAGCCGCAACGCGCGCTCCAAGTGATAGACGAAGCGGAGGAGCTGGGGCTGATACCGCAATACCACCTTGACCACCTGCGCAGCATTGTCTATCAGAATGGGCTGAACATGTACCGCTATGCGCTCACTTACTCGTTAAAGGTGTACCGGAGTGATTCTATCCGCCGGCATCCGGACGAGGCGCTGCAAGTACTGGAATTGATTACTGACCAATATAACAACACCGGAAACTATACCGAAAGCATCCGCTACGCCATAGAGGGCATCGAGCTGGCACGGCAAACGGGCGATAAAGCATCGGAAGCCAACCTGCTACTCTATATCGCCATCAACAAACGGCACATGGGACTCAAGAAGGAGGCGGAACCCTATTTCAAACAGTCCGTGGAATTGCTGGAAGAGGTAGCCCACGGCAGTAGCAATTGGGAAGTGGTGGACGACCTGATTTACCTCTATGGTACGATAGGCACTTTTGCCCTTGATGACAAGGAATATCAGAAGGCTATCGACCTGCTGCCCCGCTACCACAAGCTGATGGAGCAGTTCAAAAGCTGTACCGACCTTCCCGACGGGATTTATGATATGCGGCTGGCAAGCATTTATGCCCTTTATACTTCGGTGTTTGCGGCGGACGGGCAGATGGATAAGGCGGAGGAGTATTACCGCAAGTTCGATGCGACGGAGTATGCCCATACCGATGACGGGAATCAGATGCGCTTTGATTACCTGCTGGCTGCCGGACGCTACCGGGAGGTGTTGCAGTTTATCCATGCCGACAAGGAGAATTACCGGGCACAGGGCGATACGGTGAATCATTACTATGTGGGGCGCACCCTCACCTCCGAGGCGGAGGCGTATATGGGGCTGGATGATTACAAGGCTGCCGCCCGGACTTACAAGCAGATGTATGACCTTGCGGATAGCTTGCATGTGCGTGAAAAGCAGAACGGGGTGCTGGAGTTTGCGGCCATCTACGAAACCAAGGAAAAGGAGGCACAGCTTGTGGAGCAGACTGCACGCCTACACGAAAGCCGGATGATAGCTCTGTTTACAGGTTGCCTTGTTGTGCTGTTCGGTGTGCTGCTGTGGCGCACTGTCCGTCATGTGCATATTATCAGGCAGAAGAATGTTGTCATGGCACGTACTATTCGGGAACAACTCGCCTATAAGGATGAACTCTTCCTGCGAGAAGAAGAAGTCCGCACCTTGCAGGAAGAATTGCGACAGAAGACGGAGGAGCTGAGTCGGTCGGAAGAAAGGCCGGAGGAAGTGCCAACGGAAGCAGCTACGGAAGCATCAGTCGCGGCAGAAGAAGAAATCATGACGGCAGGCAATCCTCCGGCGGAGGAGTATACCGAAGCGATGATGCGAGGGATGTTCGACAGAGCGAAATACGAAATTATAAGCCGGAAGCTGTATTTGTGCCCCGACTTTTCGAGGGAGAAGCTGATGGAGGTGACGCATATTCCATGGAATAAGTTCGCGGGACTTTTCAAAAAGTACACCGGCATGAGCTTTTCGAGATATATCAATAAGTTGCGGCTCGAATACGCCACCCGTTTGATGGAGGAACACCCGGAATATTCCATTGAAGCCATCGCCGAGGAATGCGGAATTTCATCCTCCACCACTTTTTACCGACTTTTTTTCGAAGAATATAAGATGACTCCGAAGAATTTTCGAGACTCCCTTAAACATAGTGATAATTAA
- a CDS encoding glycoside hydrolase family 43 protein, producing MNKLLIVISMLVLGSNYGFSQEGTTWGNWRFWGEQTDGTYKNPIIPSDYSDIDCIRVGEDYYAISSTFQFSPGMVILHSKDLINWRICSHAIDDLTQISPELNWNKMNRYGRGVWAGSIRYHNERFYIYFGTPDEGYFMTSSPSAEGPWESLHPLLQESGWDDCSALWDEKGNGYFVGTHFADGYKTYLFKLSKDGKSIDRKSAVLINSGSGREANKLIKVNGWYYLIFSEHKQDKGRYVMAKRSKKLSGPYKEEKQLALPGREAMEPNQGGIVEGKDGNWYFFTHHGTGDWPGRIASLLPVTWIDGWPIIGRLLSGNIGSMQWTAVMPNQEETKFHMQRSDDFDNTQLFPQWEWNYQPRKEMYSLTERQGWLRLKAFQPLKTNELMYAGNILTQRSFQTFRNEVIIKMDISGMEDGQKCGLCHFSQPYSYLGVVQQGGKRRMEYNQNSETLEGEMIDTSYIWLKSEWGLDGKSLYSYSTDGENYTPFGDPYVLSWGNYRGDRIGIFCFNNAREKGYVDIDYCHYRIEK from the coding sequence ATGAATAAATTATTAATTGTAATTTCAATGCTGGTATTGGGGAGTAATTACGGATTTTCCCAAGAAGGTACAACGTGGGGCAATTGGAGATTTTGGGGTGAGCAAACCGACGGTACATATAAAAATCCTATTATACCATCTGATTATAGTGACATCGACTGTATCCGGGTCGGGGAGGATTATTATGCCATATCATCGACATTTCAATTTTCACCCGGTATGGTTATTTTGCACTCTAAAGATTTAATAAATTGGAGGATCTGTAGTCATGCAATCGACGATCTGACCCAAATATCCCCCGAACTGAATTGGAATAAAATGAATCGATATGGCAGAGGAGTTTGGGCGGGTAGCATTCGTTACCATAACGAAAGGTTTTATATTTATTTTGGCACTCCGGACGAAGGCTATTTTATGACTTCCTCACCCAGTGCCGAAGGTCCGTGGGAATCACTCCATCCCTTGTTGCAAGAGTCAGGTTGGGATGATTGTTCCGCTTTGTGGGATGAAAAAGGCAATGGTTATTTTGTGGGCACTCACTTTGCGGACGGATATAAAACCTATCTGTTTAAACTGTCAAAAGACGGCAAAAGCATCGACCGCAAATCCGCCGTACTCATCAACTCCGGTTCGGGCAGGGAGGCCAATAAGCTGATTAAAGTAAACGGATGGTATTATCTGATTTTCAGCGAACATAAGCAAGACAAGGGACGATATGTAATGGCCAAACGATCTAAGAAACTATCTGGTCCCTATAAAGAGGAAAAACAACTGGCCCTGCCCGGTCGGGAAGCTATGGAACCCAATCAGGGCGGTATCGTAGAAGGAAAAGATGGCAACTGGTACTTCTTTACCCACCACGGAACGGGCGACTGGCCGGGAAGAATCGCCAGCTTATTGCCCGTAACATGGATAGATGGTTGGCCCATTATCGGTCGCCTATTATCCGGCAACATCGGTTCCATGCAGTGGACTGCTGTCATGCCCAATCAGGAGGAAACCAAATTCCACATGCAACGAAGCGATGATTTCGACAATACCCAACTCTTCCCGCAATGGGAATGGAACTATCAGCCCCGCAAAGAAATGTATTCACTCACCGAACGCCAAGGCTGGCTTCGCCTGAAAGCCTTCCAACCGTTGAAAACAAATGAATTGATGTATGCGGGCAACATCCTGACGCAGCGCAGTTTCCAGACGTTCCGAAACGAAGTGATCATCAAAATGGATATTTCGGGAATGGAAGATGGTCAGAAGTGCGGTTTATGTCACTTCTCACAGCCGTATTCCTATTTAGGAGTTGTACAGCAAGGCGGAAAAAGGCGAATGGAATACAACCAAAACAGTGAAACCTTGGAAGGCGAAATGATCGACACTTCTTATATATGGCTCAAATCCGAATGGGGGTTAGATGGTAAATCCCTCTACTCATACAGCACAGACGGAGAAAACTACACGCCCTTCGGCGACCCTTACGTGCTTTCGTGGGGCAATTACCGCGGAGACAGGATCGGAATTTTCTGCTTCAACAATGCGCGTGAAAAGGGGTATGTGGATATTGATTATTGTCATTACAGAATTGAAAAATAG